One region of Luteolibacter sp. Y139 genomic DNA includes:
- a CDS encoding ankyrin repeat domain-containing protein, whose translation MAEAARAGDLKQVTKLLDAGLPVSAVLAPDDYKGEAPKYQAIHLAAYRRHVAVVRLLLDRGANVNARDSYGTTPLQSSGDLETARFLFSRGAKVVVDGDAGGGCINSAAAQGDISMIRFFLNHGAKINALEKITGHRPMHSAVFASGPDGIVGTCTYLLEHGADPRSKTGRVEFDSPAGQEPLHLLASRQTSDITEEVKAAELLIRHGASVTAVDAKGQQPLHVAGHKEMVSLLLANGAPVNPCDNEQRQPIHRFVFFPDGEMIKVLLDHGADIDALDGDGNTALDIAALCGNDHVIKVLLARGARPTQKTIKTLIESEGVDSSTARLLRSARFRVGRLAGQ comes from the coding sequence ATGGCGGAAGCCGCTCGTGCCGGCGACTTGAAGCAGGTGACCAAGCTGCTCGATGCAGGGCTACCCGTCTCTGCGGTGCTTGCGCCCGACGACTACAAAGGCGAAGCACCCAAGTATCAGGCGATCCATCTCGCCGCCTACCGGCGGCACGTTGCGGTGGTCCGCCTGCTGCTCGACCGAGGTGCGAACGTGAACGCCCGTGATTCCTATGGCACAACGCCACTCCAATCCTCCGGAGACTTGGAGACCGCCCGGTTCCTATTCTCGCGGGGGGCGAAGGTGGTGGTGGACGGCGATGCCGGGGGCGGGTGCATCAACTCCGCCGCTGCGCAAGGCGACATCTCGATGATCCGCTTCTTCCTCAACCATGGCGCTAAGATCAATGCCTTGGAGAAAATAACCGGGCACCGGCCAATGCATTCCGCCGTGTTCGCCAGCGGTCCGGATGGCATTGTTGGGACCTGCACCTATCTTTTGGAACATGGTGCCGATCCGAGATCGAAGACCGGGCGCGTGGAGTTCGATTCCCCCGCCGGCCAAGAGCCTCTGCATCTGTTGGCATCCAGGCAGACGAGTGACATCACCGAGGAAGTCAAAGCCGCCGAACTGCTGATCCGCCACGGAGCCAGCGTCACCGCCGTGGATGCCAAGGGACAACAACCGCTTCACGTCGCCGGACACAAGGAGATGGTGAGCTTGCTTCTCGCGAATGGGGCTCCGGTCAATCCCTGCGATAACGAGCAGCGCCAGCCGATCCACCGGTTCGTGTTTTTCCCTGACGGCGAAATGATCAAGGTCTTACTGGATCACGGCGCTGACATTGACGCGCTCGATGGCGATGGAAATACCGCCCTCGATATCGCTGCCCTATGTGGGAACGACCATGTCATCAAGGTCTTGCTCGCCCGGGGCGCCCGGCCGACGCAGAAGACGATCAAGACCTTGATTGAATCAGAAGGCGTGGATTCGTCGACGGCACGCCTCCTGAGAAGCGCCAGGTTCAGGGTCGGCAGGCTCGCAGGGCAATAG
- a CDS encoding FKBP-type peptidyl-prolyl cis-trans isomerase — protein sequence MKSFFPLLCSVTALGLAACNSKTGSTPPPAAGESKPDAGGMTRTASGLKYAVLKKGTGKVHPKSTDEVTVHYHGTLLNGTVFDSSVDRGQPATFPLNRVIPGWTEGVQLMVVGDKFKFEIPANLAYGANSPSPAIPPNSTLVFEVELLGIK from the coding sequence ATGAAATCCTTCTTCCCGCTCCTTTGCTCCGTGACCGCGCTTGGTCTGGCTGCCTGCAATTCCAAGACCGGCTCGACTCCGCCTCCTGCCGCGGGCGAGAGCAAACCCGATGCGGGCGGAATGACGAGGACTGCCAGCGGTCTGAAGTATGCCGTGCTCAAGAAAGGGACTGGCAAGGTGCATCCGAAGTCAACCGATGAGGTCACCGTTCACTATCACGGCACGCTGCTCAACGGCACGGTCTTCGATAGCTCGGTGGATCGCGGCCAGCCCGCCACCTTTCCGCTCAACCGGGTGATCCCCGGCTGGACCGAGGGCGTGCAGTTGATGGTGGTGGGGGACAAGTTCAAGTTCGAGATCCCGGCCAATCTCGCCTATGGTGCGAACAGCCCGAGTCCGGCCATCCCGCCTAACAGCACGCTTGTGTTCGAGGTGGAGCTGTTAGGGATCAAGTGA
- a CDS encoding nucleotide pyrophosphohydrolase, which produces MSDSIAELTSRIRSFVAAREWEQFHNPKDMAVAIAAEAGELLQHFVWQQPDQVEKRADERRDEIASEIADVGILLFEMADLLGMNLGEVMEAKIARNEHRYPEDKARGNNLKYNEL; this is translated from the coding sequence ATGTCCGATTCGATTGCCGAGCTTACTTCACGCATCCGGAGCTTCGTGGCGGCGCGGGAGTGGGAGCAGTTCCACAATCCGAAGGACATGGCGGTCGCGATTGCGGCTGAGGCGGGGGAATTGCTGCAGCACTTCGTGTGGCAGCAGCCGGACCAGGTGGAGAAGCGGGCGGACGAGCGTCGTGACGAGATCGCCTCGGAGATCGCGGATGTGGGGATCCTGCTGTTTGAAATGGCGGACTTGCTCGGGATGAACCTGGGCGAGGTGATGGAGGCGAAGATCGCGCGGAATGAACACCGCTATCCCGAGGACAAGGCACGGGGGAACAACTTGAAGTATAACGAGCTTTGA